TCGCCGGGATTGTCGAGGCCGAATGGCGACAGGTCGGAGAGGAAGTGGTGCTTGTTGGGTGCGGAGAATCTGACCTCGGCGACCTGCGGGTGCGCCTTCAGCACCGCCTCGCCCATCAGGAACAGGGTCTCCTGCAAGGCACGGCTGTAGGTCTGCGCGAAGGTCGCGAGCAGGATGCTGCGGATGTCGAGATAGGCCGCGTCCCAGTCGTCGACGGCGCCGGAGTCGGTCGTACGCCACCTCGCGGTCAGCGAGGTCGCCATGATCCGGTCGTCGGTCTCGGCGAGCGTGGTGTATTCGTCTTTGAGGAAGCCCTTGAACTCCGACCCCGTCGATTTGAGCAGGGTCAGATCGGTCAGTCCGCTGAGCACGTGCACCGACTCGCGGGTCGAGGTCACGACAGCCGTACGCGTCTCGGTGCCACGACGTACGAACGCGTGGTCGTGCCCCTCCCCGGTACCGGGGATCGAGACGCGGTCCCAGGCGTACTCCTCCAACCGGATCTGCGCCTCGACGCAGGTGTCGGCGGCCGTGAGGAACCGCTTGCCGAGCGCCCTCCCGAAGTCCTCGGGCGAGGAGATCCCGTGGGACTTGGCGAAGGCGAAGACGGTGTTCTTCTGCGTGTCCGTGGGCAGTACGTCGGCCTGGTCACCGTCGCTGTGCGCCGCCGAGAAGTCGCCGCGCAACGAGGTCGAGACGCTGAGATCGCGGATCTCATGGCGCTCGGTCTGCCTGGTGATCCGTACGACCCGGTTCTCGGCCTTGCCGTATTGGTTGGTCCCCAGCACGATGCCCACGGCAGTCCCCTTCCCGGTGGTTGAGGAGCCGATCCAGCGCGTCTCCCCGGTGGTTGAGGAGCCCGCGCAGCGGGTGTCTCGAAACCACCTGCGGTCACCTCTCCGGCGAGGATGTCACATCGACACGTTTGGCGAGAGCGTTCAGCGTGGCCAGATCCAGCCCGCTGCCCTCGCTCACCTCGCGCCACGAGACCGCGCCGCAGTCGAGTCCTCGCAACACATAGTCGGCCAAGGCGCGAGCCGTCGCGGGCTCGTCCAGCACCGCGCCCTCGACCCCGGCGACATAGTGACGCAGCCTGACCAGCGCATCCTCCAGGCGCTCGCGAAAGAACGCGAACGTCGCCCCGAAGCGCGTCGGCAATTGATGCGGGTGCAGGTCCCAACCCTGGTAGTACGCGCGCTCCAGGTGACGGCGCACCAGGCGGTGGTGGAGTTCCCAGCCCCGCTCGATCGCGGCGTCGTCGCCGACGGGAAGGATGTTCGTCGAGCCGTCCGAGAGGCGTACGCCCGTCCCCGCCGCAGCGGCCTGCATCACCGACTTCGCATAGTCAGCCGCCGGGTGCTCCATCGATTGGTAGGCCGCCGCGACCCCGACGAAGGCCGAGTAGTCGTACGTCCCGTAGTGCAGGCCGGTGACGCGCCCGTCGCCGACGTGAATCATCCGCGCGACCAACGCGGTGCCGTCGGGTCCGAGGATCGATTGCGGTGTCTCGATCTGGAGCTCGAAGCCAATCGCGTGATCGGCGAGGCCGAGCCGATCCTCCAGGCTCTGCGAAAGTTCCACCATCGCCTCGACCTGAGCGACGCTGGTCACCTTGGGCAGGGTCAGCCCCATCCCGTCGACCCAGCCGGCGGTGTCGAGGAACATCGCGAGCGTCCGGATCCCGCGAGCGCGCGTGGGTCCCTCCAGGCTCTTGAAACGGATGCCGACGTACGGCGGGGCGGTGCCGTCGGACTTGTCGAGACGCAGTGCCTTCGCAGCCGCGAGACAGACCGCATCCTCATCCTCGGCGGCGACGTGTTTGGCGCCGTCCTCGAAGTCGATCCGCAGATCCTCGATGGGCTCTGATCCCAGCTTTTCCTGCACCCGGGCCAGGTCGTCCTCGCCGGTCCCCGTGGCCCGCCTGTATCCCTGCTCACCACTGGCGAGCAAGGAGCAAGCCTGCGTACCCCACTGTTGCGCCAGGCCCGGCCGATAGCGATCGGCGGCGAGGTAGACCGTGTGTACGGGCTGCCTCATCGCGCGCTGTCCCGGAAACTGCGCGAGCAGCGCCGCGTCGGCGTCGGCCAGTCGGGCGTCGGCGGTGATGATCAGGTCAGCGACCCAGTCCGGTGCTTCGGCCGTGGCGTCGTCCATGCACGGAGGCTAGCCCCGGCCGGGATCACTCCGTCGCGATCGCCTGCAGCACATTCATCCGCGAGGCCCGGATCGCCGGCACGATCGCGGCCAACACACCGAGGATCACCGCGATGATCAAGAAGACCACCAGACTGCTCAGCGGCAACGCCAGCACGGTGAGGTCCTTCTTCAGCGACTGCCGCAGCAGGATCCCGATCACCAGCCCGACCCCGAGCCCGAGCGCGGCACCGAGAAGCGCGATCGTGACCGATTCGAGCATCACCATCAGTCGCAGTCGACTGCGCGAGAGCCCGACCGCGCGCAGCAGACCGATCTCACGGGTGCGTTCGAGCACCGAGAGGCCCAACGTGTTGATGATGCCGAAGACGGCGATGATGATCGCGAGCGCCAGCAGGCCGTAGATCATGTACAGAAGCTGATTGAGCTGGCCCTTGATCGAATCGGCGAACTGCTGCTTGTCCTGCACCGCGACGATCGGAATATCGGCAATCACCGCGTCGAGCGCCTTCGCGACCTCGGCCTTGTCCGCCCCCTTGTCCGCGTTGATGCTCAGCGCCTGGTCTGCGCGCTTGATCCCGGCAGCCTTCAGCACCGACAGCGGCGCGGTGATCGAGCCCGTCACCGGAGTGTCGTCGAAGATGCCCGCGACCTTGAGGTCGAGCGTCTTGCCGCTCGGGAACTCCAACGGCAGCGTCCCGCCGACCTTGAGGTCGAGCGCCTTGGCCTTGCTCTTGTTGAGCAACACCTCGTGGCCCGTGAGCCGCTGCGTTCCCGAGAGCATCGTCAGTTTGTAGATGTCGGGGAAGGTCGAGTCGACCCCGATGACGTACTCCTGCTTCGGCTTCTTCGACCCGTCGTCGGACAGTGCCACGACACCCTGCTGACGCGACACGACGGCCACCCCGTCGACCTTGGCCATGTCGTCGCCGATGGCGGTCGGGAAGGCGCCGAAGGTCGGCGACTGCACCAGGAAGTCGCTGGAGAACTGATCGTTGATCAGTTTGTCGTTGGTCGCGCTTACGGAGGAGGCCAGCACGCCTACGGCCGACACCACCGCCAAGCCGATCATCAGCGCCGACGCGGTGGCGCCCGTACGCCTGGGGTTGCGCAGCGCGTTCTCACCGGCCAGTCGACCGGATGCACCGAAGACCTTGCCGAAGACACCGCGCAGACCGAGCAGCAACGGCTTGCCGAGCACGGGCGCGATCAGCGCTCCGGTCACGATCCAGATGATCGCTGCCGCGCCGATCCAGATCGCATCGTTGCCCGGGCCACCCACGAGGCCTACCGCGGCCAGCGCGGCGCCGATGAGCAGGGCGACGACGCCGACGATCGTACGCCGACGCATCCCCTTCTCCTGGACCTCCACGTCCTCACGCATCGCGGCGACGGGTGGCACCTTCGAGGCCCGGCGGGCCGGCAGGTACGCCGCCGCCATCGTGACCAACAGACCCACGACGTACGCCCAGATCACGGTGCCCGGAGTCAGCGACAGCGTGTCGCCGGAGATCTCCAGCCCGACCATCTGGAAGACCGCGGCCAGGCCACGAGCAAGCAGCAGCCCCAACAGGACGCCGAGCGTCGCCCCGACCAGAGCCATCAGGAGCGCCTCGATCAGCACCGACCTGGTGACCTGCTTGCGGCTGGCGCCGAGCGCGCGCAGCAGGGCGGACTCGCGTACGCGCTGCTGCACCAGGATGCTGAACGTGTTGAAGATGATGAACGCGCCGACGACGATCGCGATGACCGCGAAGGCGGTGAGGAAGATGGAGATGACATCGAGGAACTGACCGATCGACGCCTCGGACTCCTTGACCAACTTGTCACCGGTGACGGCCGTGAAGCCGTCGGGGACGACCGTATTGGCCGCAGCCGCGAGTTCCTTCTGCGAGACGCCGTCCTTGCCGGTGAGCGAGACGCTGGTGAAGGCATCCAGTCCGCCCAGGAACACGTCCTGGGCCTGCTTGGTGTCCATCAGCACGAGGATCGCGCCCGCCGTGCCTCCGCCGTTGAAGTTGGCGGTGCCGACGAGTTCGAACTTCCTCGTCGCGTCTTGGACCGAGGCGGCGTTGGGGACGATCAGGGAGACTTCGTCGCCGATGTCGTACTTCCCGCGATCCGCGCTCGCCTGGTCAAGCACCACCTGGCCGTCAGCGGTGGGCCAGTCGCCCTTCTCCAACTGCAGGATCGGCTCGCCGAGCATGTTGTTGCTCTGCTCGTAGTTGAAGACCAGCGTCGGGGCACCCTGACCACCGACGAGTTTGCCGTTCGTACCCAGCAGGTAGGCACCCATGCCGTCGACCGAACCGCTGGCCTTCTCGACCTCGGGCAGAGCGGCGATCTTGGCCACGTCTTCGGGGGTGATCATCGAGTCGAGGGCGGCGTTGGCGTTGCTGAACGCGAGTTCGCCCTTGGGCTGGACGCGTGCCTCGGGGGTCGAGCCCTTGATGATGCCGTCGAAGGTGTTGCCCAGGCCGTTGCTGAAGGTCATCACCCCGGCCAGGAAGCCGACGCCCAGCACGATCGCAAGCGTGCTCATCAGCAACCTGACCTTGCGTGCCATCAGGTTGCGGAGCGTGAGGTGGAGCATCTCAGTCGTCCGTCCCGGTCTTGCTGGCTGCCCGGTCCATGGCGGCAGCTTGCAGGGCGGTCATCCTCTCGAGGATCACGTCGCGATCGGGGTTGCGTACCTCGTCGACGATCTTGCCGTCGGCCAGGAAGATGACGCGATCGCAGTACGACGCCGCGACCGCGTCGTGGGTCACCATCACGATCGTCTGGCCGAACTCGTCCACGCTGCGACGCAGGAAACCCAGCACCTCGGCCGAGCTCGTCGAGTCGAGGTTGCCCGTCGGCTCGTCGGCGAAGACGATGGCGGGCTGACTGACCAGGGCGCGGGCGCACGCGACGCGCTGCTGCTGACCGCCCGACATCTCACTGGGCCGGTGGGTGAGTCGGTCCTGTAGGCCGACGGCACCGATCACGCGGTCGAACCAGGCCTGGTCGGGCTTCTTGCCGCTGAGCGAGAGCGGGAGCGTGATGTTCTCCTGCGCGGTCAGCGTGGGGATCAGGTTGAACGCCTGGAAGACGAAGCCGACCTTCTCGCGCCGCAACGTCGTGAGGTCCTTGTCCTTGAGTTTTCCCAACTCGGTGCCGTCGACCCAGGCACCGCCACTGGTGGGCTGGTCGAGCGCGGCGAGGCAGTGCATCAGCGTGGACTTGCCCGAGCCCGAGGGGCCCATGATCGCGGTGAACTCGCCGCGCATCAGGTCCACGCTGACCCCGTCCAGCGCACGCACCTCGGCGTCGTCGTGACCGTAGGTCTTGACGAGATCACGCGCCGCGGCGGCGATCGAGTGCGTGGTCGAGGCGGTGGTCTGCGGGTCGGTCATGGCAGAAGCGTGACAGAAGTCGCCAGCACCTCACATTCGGGAATCACCCTGACCACACCCCGAGACGAACGAACGCGTGTGTCACGTCGCGTTGCTGAACATGTGCTCCCACACAGCCTCCCCACAGGCTCCAGGCGAACTCTGGCAGGCATGAGGACCTCCACCGCTCCAGCTGTTTCTCGCACTCGCCGCTATGTCGTGGGCGTCATGCTCGCGGCGAGCGTCGCCACGGGTGGTTTGGCGTACGACCTGGCGACCCATGCCACCGCGACAGGCTGCCGTCTTGGCATTCGGCGCCGCGGCACTGCTCTATCTGGTCGTCGAGGAACTCCTGGTCGAAGCGCACGAGGAGCAGGAGACCGTCTGGTTGGGCGCGTCGTTCTTCGCCGGATTCCTGGTCATCTATGTACTCGCGGCAATGGGCGGCTGAGCGAGGTCTCGACCTGTCGCGTCTGCTCAGCGCGAAGGCGCCCACCTGTCGCATCTGCTCACGGACCTGTGGATGAAGTGAGCATTAGCGACAGGTCGGGGGGGTTGAGAAATGCAGACGCGACAGGTGGGCTTGAGCGACACACCCGGCACCGCCGGGGCTCCCTCCTCGCTCCGGCTCAGAGACCCATGTCCTTGGCGATGATCAGCTTCATCACTTCGCTCGTGCCGCCGTAGATGCGGTTCACGCGGTTGTCGGCGTAGAGGCGCGCGATGGGGTACTCGTTAATGAAGCCGTACCCGCCGTGCAACTGCAGGCAACGGTCGATCACGCGGTGCGCGACCTCCGTACAGAACAATTTCGCCGAAGCCGCCTCGGCGGGGGTGAGATCGCCCGCGTCGTGGGCCTCCAGAGCGCGATCCACCACGGCCTCGGCCGCGTCGACCTCGGCCTTGCAGGCGGCAAGCTCGAACTTGGTGTTCTGGAACGCGGCCACCGGCTGCCCGAAGACCTTGCGCTGCTCGACGTACTCCTGAGCAAAGCGGATCGCCGCAGCAGCCTGGGCGTACGCCCCGATCGCGATCGCGAGCCGCTCCTGCGGCAGGT
The DNA window shown above is from Nocardioides sp. and carries:
- a CDS encoding ABC transporter ATP-binding protein, with the translated sequence MTDPQTTASTTHSIAAAARDLVKTYGHDDAEVRALDGVSVDLMRGEFTAIMGPSGSGKSTLMHCLAALDQPTSGGAWVDGTELGKLKDKDLTTLRREKVGFVFQAFNLIPTLTAQENITLPLSLSGKKPDQAWFDRVIGAVGLQDRLTHRPSEMSGGQQQRVACARALVSQPAIVFADEPTGNLDSTSSAEVLGFLRRSVDEFGQTIVMVTHDAVAASYCDRVIFLADGKIVDEVRNPDRDVILERMTALQAAAMDRAASKTGTDD
- a CDS encoding aldolase — protein: MDDATAEAPDWVADLIITADARLADADAALLAQFPGQRAMRQPVHTVYLAADRYRPGLAQQWGTQACSLLASGEQGYRRATGTGEDDLARVQEKLGSEPIEDLRIDFEDGAKHVAAEDEDAVCLAAAKALRLDKSDGTAPPYVGIRFKSLEGPTRARGIRTLAMFLDTAGWVDGMGLTLPKVTSVAQVEAMVELSQSLEDRLGLADHAIGFELQIETPQSILGPDGTALVARMIHVGDGRVTGLHYGTYDYSAFVGVAAAYQSMEHPAADYAKSVMQAAAAGTGVRLSDGSTNILPVGDDAAIERGWELHHRLVRRHLERAYYQGWDLHPHQLPTRFGATFAFFRERLEDALVRLRHYVAGVEGAVLDEPATARALADYVLRGLDCGAVSWREVSEGSGLDLATLNALAKRVDVTSSPER
- the pucL gene encoding urate oxidase produces the protein MGIVLGTNQYGKAENRVVRITRQTERHEIRDLSVSTSLRGDFSAAHSDGDQADVLPTDTQKNTVFAFAKSHGISSPEDFGRALGKRFLTAADTCVEAQIRLEEYAWDRVSIPGTGEGHDHAFVRRGTETRTAVVTSTRESVHVLSGLTDLTLLKSTGSEFKGFLKDEYTTLAETDDRIMATSLTARWRTTDSGAVDDWDAAYLDIRSILLATFAQTYSRALQETLFLMGEAVLKAHPQVAEVRFSAPNKHHFLSDLSPFGLDNPGEVFYAADRPYGLIEAQVRRDDVDDDPAAWAGVPGFL
- a CDS encoding FtsX-like permease family protein; amino-acid sequence: MSTLAIVLGVGFLAGVMTFSNGLGNTFDGIIKGSTPEARVQPKGELAFSNANAALDSMITPEDVAKIAALPEVEKASGSVDGMGAYLLGTNGKLVGGQGAPTLVFNYEQSNNMLGEPILQLEKGDWPTADGQVVLDQASADRGKYDIGDEVSLIVPNAASVQDATRKFELVGTANFNGGGTAGAILVLMDTKQAQDVFLGGLDAFTSVSLTGKDGVSQKELAAAANTVVPDGFTAVTGDKLVKESEASIGQFLDVISIFLTAFAVIAIVVGAFIIFNTFSILVQQRVRESALLRALGASRKQVTRSVLIEALLMALVGATLGVLLGLLLARGLAAVFQMVGLEISGDTLSLTPGTVIWAYVVGLLVTMAAAYLPARRASKVPPVAAMREDVEVQEKGMRRRTIVGVVALLIGAALAAVGLVGGPGNDAIWIGAAAIIWIVTGALIAPVLGKPLLLGLRGVFGKVFGASGRLAGENALRNPRRTGATASALMIGLAVVSAVGVLASSVSATNDKLINDQFSSDFLVQSPTFGAFPTAIGDDMAKVDGVAVVSRQQGVVALSDDGSKKPKQEYVIGVDSTFPDIYKLTMLSGTQRLTGHEVLLNKSKAKALDLKVGGTLPLEFPSGKTLDLKVAGIFDDTPVTGSITAPLSVLKAAGIKRADQALSINADKGADKAEVAKALDAVIADIPIVAVQDKQQFADSIKGQLNQLLYMIYGLLALAIIIAVFGIINTLGLSVLERTREIGLLRAVGLSRSRLRLMVMLESVTIALLGAALGLGVGLVIGILLRQSLKKDLTVLALPLSSLVVFLIIAVILGVLAAIVPAIRASRMNVLQAIATE